A section of the Bacillus pumilus genome encodes:
- a CDS encoding Na/Pi symporter, whose translation MMAIIYFCALIFIFLWSMGLLRKGLMALASSRIEKSLLLFTDHPVKAFLVSIIFTGILQSSSAFMVIVIGFVSTGILSFKKSIPMILGTNIGSTFTTEFIAIKMDVFMWVLILAGLICMMLGRKSFRHAGKSIFGLGMIFFCIQGFSKIAGMMTSQPETLRFLEMMQHSDWTALLSGTIFTAIVHSSSVCIGILMGFMNEGTVGLQEGISFVLGSNIGTCITAVMAAISGGYAARQTAYAHVLFNVLGVLLCLPFLAMITEFVALLANAPAQQIAHFSLLFNVASSLLFFPFIRPFHTLILCLLPNQSK comes from the coding sequence ATGATGGCGATCATTTATTTTTGTGCACTTATTTTCATTTTTTTATGGTCAATGGGTTTGCTGAGAAAAGGATTAATGGCGCTTGCGTCGTCTCGTATTGAGAAATCACTTCTTCTCTTTACAGATCACCCAGTAAAGGCATTCTTAGTCAGTATTATATTTACAGGAATTCTTCAAAGCAGTTCAGCGTTTATGGTCATCGTGATCGGCTTTGTCAGTACAGGCATTCTCTCTTTTAAAAAGTCCATTCCAATGATTCTTGGTACGAATATTGGCTCTACGTTTACAACAGAATTTATTGCCATTAAAATGGATGTTTTCATGTGGGTCTTGATCCTAGCTGGTCTGATATGCATGATGTTAGGCAGGAAATCCTTTAGGCATGCAGGAAAAAGTATATTTGGGCTCGGGATGATCTTTTTCTGCATTCAAGGCTTTTCTAAAATTGCAGGTATGATGACAAGTCAGCCTGAGACATTGCGCTTTCTTGAAATGATGCAGCATTCTGACTGGACGGCACTGCTTTCTGGCACTATTTTTACTGCGATTGTTCATTCGAGCTCCGTTTGTATCGGTATTTTAATGGGGTTTATGAATGAAGGAACAGTTGGGCTTCAGGAAGGCATCAGCTTTGTATTAGGGTCCAATATCGGGACATGTATTACAGCCGTAATGGCTGCCATATCTGGCGGCTATGCAGCACGACAAACAGCTTATGCACACGTTTTGTTTAATGTGCTCGGAGTGCTTTTATGTCTCCCGTTTCTCGCCATGATAACTGAATTCGTCGCCCTGCTTGCAAATGCGCCAGCCCAGCAAATTGCGCATTTTAGCCTGCTGTTTAATGTGGCAAGCTCTTTGCTTTTCTTCCCATTCATCCGTCCATTTCACACATTGATTTTATGTCTTTTACCGAATCAATCAAAATAA
- the yqfD gene encoding sporulation protein YqfD — translation MKNKWFAYFIGRVEVEIKGNGIERLINECTRQGITMFQVIRRQDSVRLFIRLSDVHAFRKVQRHHEVSCSFHQKKGFPFLLLWSRKNIGFTLGIVFFLATILALSNMVWKIDIKGANPETEHQMRKHLDEIGVQKGRFQFLMGTPEKIQKSLTANIQSITWVGVELNGTTFQMKVVEKNEPEKEKYTSPQHIVAKKKAVITRMYVEKGEPLAAVDEHVKKGQMLVSGLIGSEDQQKTVGAKAKIYGETWYRSEVSVPLQTSFDVFTGKMKTKHKLSAFGGSVPFWGFSFKKDDFKQPKTETEVHPLHFLNFQLPFSYEKETTRESETMNRTYTNKEAVQAGIKMGKKELEEKLGQTGEVKSEKVLHETTGNGKVKLIILYQVIEDIVQPTPIVQGD, via the coding sequence GTGAAGAATAAATGGTTCGCCTATTTTATTGGCAGAGTGGAAGTGGAGATCAAGGGAAACGGCATTGAGCGGCTTATCAATGAGTGCACGAGACAGGGGATCACAATGTTTCAAGTGATCCGCCGTCAAGACAGCGTGCGCTTATTTATTCGCTTATCAGATGTACATGCTTTCAGAAAAGTACAAAGACATCATGAGGTATCATGTTCGTTTCATCAAAAGAAGGGATTTCCGTTCCTTCTCCTATGGTCAAGGAAGAATATTGGGTTTACCCTTGGGATTGTGTTTTTTCTAGCGACGATATTGGCGCTTTCGAACATGGTGTGGAAAATTGATATTAAAGGAGCCAATCCAGAAACTGAACATCAGATGAGAAAGCATTTAGACGAGATTGGGGTACAAAAAGGCCGTTTTCAGTTTCTAATGGGAACACCTGAAAAAATCCAAAAATCACTGACCGCCAATATTCAAAGCATTACATGGGTTGGCGTTGAACTTAACGGTACAACATTTCAAATGAAAGTTGTGGAAAAAAATGAGCCGGAAAAAGAAAAATATACAAGCCCACAGCATATTGTGGCCAAGAAGAAGGCGGTCATCACGAGAATGTATGTGGAAAAAGGAGAGCCGCTTGCCGCAGTTGATGAACATGTGAAGAAAGGACAAATGCTCGTCTCTGGCCTCATCGGCAGCGAAGACCAGCAAAAAACGGTCGGTGCTAAAGCAAAAATTTATGGAGAAACGTGGTACCGTTCTGAAGTTTCTGTCCCTCTTCAAACATCTTTTGATGTCTTTACGGGTAAAATGAAGACAAAGCACAAGCTCTCCGCATTTGGAGGTTCAGTGCCATTTTGGGGCTTTTCCTTTAAAAAGGATGATTTTAAGCAGCCAAAAACAGAAACAGAAGTTCACCCACTCCATTTCTTAAATTTCCAGCTCCCATTTTCCTATGAAAAAGAAACGACACGCGAAAGTGAAACAATGAACCGAACATACACAAATAAAGAAGCAGTTCAAGCAGGGATTAAAATGGGTAAAAAAGAATTAGAAGAGAAGCTAGGTCAAACAGGAGAGGTGAAAAGTGAAAAAGTTTTGCACGAGACAACAGGGAATGGTAAAGTTAAGTTAATCATCCTTTACCAAGTAATAGAAGATATTGTTCAACCAACACCTATTGTTCAGGGAGACTAG
- a CDS encoding PhoH family protein — translation MTEHLLEIQQKLDSPNEAIALFGNQDAYLKLMENELNVSIITRGEKVYVSGQEASRETASRLMTSLLHLIRKGIEISERDVVYAIKMAQKDKLNYFENMYEDEITKNAKGKSIRVKTIGQREYAAAMKKDDLVFGIGPAGTGKTYLAVVNAVHALKNGHVKRIILTRPAVEAGESLGFLPGDLKEKVDPYLRPLYDALHDVLGSDHTERLIERGVIEIAPLAYMRGRTLDDAFVILDEAQNTTPAQMKMFLTRLGFGSKMVITGDITQIDLPKGMQSGLAAAKDMLAEIKGISFIELDQTDVVRHPLVAKIIGAYEKQK, via the coding sequence ATGACAGAACATTTACTTGAAATTCAACAAAAATTAGATAGCCCAAACGAAGCGATTGCTTTATTTGGTAATCAAGATGCTTATCTGAAACTGATGGAAAACGAGCTGAATGTCTCCATTATTACGCGCGGAGAAAAAGTGTATGTTTCTGGTCAGGAAGCATCAAGAGAAACAGCGAGCCGTCTGATGACATCTCTCTTACATCTCATCCGAAAAGGAATTGAGATTTCTGAACGGGATGTCGTATATGCCATTAAAATGGCGCAAAAAGATAAGCTCAATTATTTTGAAAATATGTATGAAGATGAAATTACGAAAAATGCTAAAGGAAAGTCAATCAGGGTAAAAACCATTGGCCAGCGGGAATATGCTGCGGCAATGAAAAAAGATGACCTTGTCTTTGGAATTGGACCAGCTGGAACAGGGAAGACGTATTTGGCAGTCGTCAACGCCGTACATGCACTGAAAAATGGACATGTGAAACGAATTATCCTGACAAGACCAGCTGTAGAAGCAGGAGAGAGCCTTGGCTTTTTACCAGGTGATCTAAAAGAAAAAGTAGATCCTTATTTAAGACCACTATATGATGCCTTACATGATGTGCTTGGCAGTGATCATACGGAACGTTTAATCGAGCGTGGGGTGATTGAAATAGCGCCTCTTGCCTACATGAGAGGGCGGACCCTTGATGACGCATTTGTTATTTTAGATGAAGCGCAGAATACAACGCCTGCCCAAATGAAAATGTTTTTGACGAGACTTGGGTTTGGCTCTAAAATGGTCATTACAGGAGATATTACACAGATTGACTTGCCGAAGGGCATGCAGTCTGGCCTTGCTGCTGCAAAGGACATGCTTGCAGAGATCAAGGGCATCTCATTTATTGAGCTAGACCAAACAGATGTGGTCAGACACCCGCTTGTGGCAAAGATCATCGGAGCATACGAAAAGCAAAAATGA
- the yqfC gene encoding sporulation protein YqfC yields the protein MGKRKNRLKAWLTRTLEIPPDVMMDLPRITMVGRLHIYIENHKGLLLFSDQEVRLMLKQGQCIISGKDFVIKTILPEEILLEGKIDEVRYIDS from the coding sequence ATGGGCAAAAGAAAAAATCGACTTAAAGCATGGCTGACAAGAACACTTGAAATCCCTCCAGACGTCATGATGGATCTTCCCCGTATTACGATGGTTGGCAGACTCCACATTTACATAGAGAACCATAAAGGGCTTTTGCTTTTCAGTGATCAAGAAGTAAGGCTAATGCTCAAGCAAGGACAATGCATTATTTCAGGGAAAGATTTTGTGATTAAAACGATTTTGCCAGAAGAGATCTTATTAGAAGGGAAAATCGATGAGGTCCGTTATATTGATTCTTAA
- the mtaB gene encoding tRNA (N(6)-L-threonylcarbamoyladenosine(37)-C(2))-methylthiotransferase MtaB, with protein MGTVAFHTLGCKVNHYETEAIWQLFKEAGYERKEYESKADVYVINTCTVTNTGDKKSRQVIRRAIRHNPDGVICVTGCYAQTSPAEIMAIPGVDIVVGTQDRHKLLGYIEEFRRERQPINGVGNIMKARVFEELDVPAFTDRTRASLKIQEGCNNFCTFCIIPWARGLLRSRDPEEVINQAQQLVDAGYKEIVLTGIHTGGYGEDLKDYNFAKLLKELDERVNGLKRIRISSIEASQITDEVIEVLDQSDKIVRHLHIPLQSGSNTVLKRMRRKYTMEFFAERLTKLKKALPGLAVTSDVIVGFPGETEEEFLETYNFVKDHQFSELHVFPYSKRTGTPAARMEDQVDENVKNERVHRLIALSDQLAKEYASAYEGDVLEIIPEESFKEQEGKHNLYVGYTDNYMKVVFEGTEDMIGRLVKVKITKAGYPYNEGQFVRISDEVQTDKVRMTS; from the coding sequence ATGGGAACAGTAGCGTTCCATACACTTGGCTGTAAGGTCAATCACTATGAAACAGAAGCGATCTGGCAGCTGTTTAAAGAAGCAGGCTATGAAAGAAAAGAGTACGAATCAAAAGCAGACGTATATGTCATTAACACATGTACGGTCACGAATACAGGCGATAAAAAAAGCCGCCAAGTCATTAGAAGAGCCATTCGTCATAACCCGGATGGTGTCATTTGTGTAACAGGCTGTTATGCGCAAACATCTCCAGCAGAAATCATGGCGATTCCTGGTGTTGATATTGTCGTGGGAACACAAGACAGACATAAATTACTCGGTTACATTGAAGAATTTCGCAGAGAAAGACAGCCGATTAATGGGGTTGGCAATATCATGAAAGCACGTGTGTTTGAAGAACTCGATGTTCCTGCCTTTACAGACAGAACACGTGCGTCATTGAAAATCCAAGAAGGCTGTAACAACTTCTGTACATTCTGCATTATTCCTTGGGCGCGCGGACTTCTTCGTTCTCGAGATCCAGAAGAGGTCATCAACCAAGCGCAGCAGCTTGTAGATGCCGGCTATAAAGAAATTGTATTAACAGGTATTCACACAGGCGGATACGGTGAAGACTTAAAGGATTATAACTTTGCAAAGCTTCTGAAAGAATTAGATGAACGTGTCAACGGTTTAAAACGAATTCGTATTTCATCTATCGAAGCAAGCCAAATTACAGATGAAGTGATCGAAGTGCTTGATCAGTCAGATAAAATTGTTAGACATCTGCACATCCCGCTTCAATCTGGCTCTAACACAGTGCTGAAAAGAATGCGCCGTAAATATACGATGGAATTCTTTGCAGAGCGTTTAACAAAGCTGAAAAAAGCATTGCCAGGTCTTGCTGTCACTTCTGATGTGATTGTTGGGTTCCCTGGAGAAACAGAAGAAGAATTTTTGGAAACATACAATTTTGTCAAAGACCATCAATTCTCTGAACTGCACGTATTCCCTTACAGTAAACGTACAGGTACGCCAGCTGCAAGAATGGAAGATCAAGTGGATGAAAATGTGAAAAACGAACGTGTCCACCGCTTGATCGCTCTTTCTGACCAGCTTGCGAAAGAATATGCTTCAGCTTATGAAGGGGATGTCCTAGAGATTATTCCAGAAGAATCCTTCAAAGAACAAGAAGGAAAGCACAATCTTTATGTGGGCTATACAGATAACTATATGAAGGTTGTTTTTGAAGGAACAGAGGACATGATCGGTCGTTTGGTCAAAGTGAAAATCACGAAGGCGGGTTATCCTTATAACGAAGGACAATTCGTTCGTATAAGCGATGAAGTACAAACAGACAAAGTGAGAATGACCTCATAA
- a CDS encoding GatB/YqeY domain-containing protein yields MSLLEQLNSDMKLMMKNREKDKLVVIRMVKASLQNEAIKLKKDSLTGDEELTVLSREIKQRKDSLHEFSKANRLDLVDKVQKEIDILDVYLPEQLSEEELQTIVKETIAETGASSKADMGKVMSAIMPKVKGKADGAVINRLVSEQLSQ; encoded by the coding sequence ATGAGTCTTCTTGAGCAATTAAATTCTGATATGAAGCTTATGATGAAAAACCGTGAGAAAGACAAGCTTGTTGTCATTCGGATGGTAAAGGCTTCGCTCCAAAATGAAGCAATTAAGCTTAAGAAAGACAGTTTGACCGGCGATGAGGAACTAACCGTCCTTTCCCGCGAGATTAAGCAACGTAAAGACTCCCTCCATGAATTTTCGAAAGCTAATCGCTTAGATTTAGTAGATAAAGTTCAAAAAGAGATTGACATCTTAGACGTTTATTTACCTGAACAGCTTTCTGAAGAAGAACTGCAAACGATCGTGAAAGAGACGATCGCTGAAACAGGTGCTTCATCGAAAGCTGATATGGGTAAAGTCATGAGCGCTATTATGCCAAAAGTAAAAGGTAAAGCTGATGGAGCTGTCATTAACAGACTTGTCAGCGAGCAGCTGTCTCAATAA
- a CDS encoding NfeD family protein, which yields MKKIKISIALFSCFIICLLLGVQLTAKSVDQKVHVIPIEDTVEKGLSKFIERSFEHAKSERAKHIILDINTPGGAVDAALEIADTIRASDIPVTAFVNHRALSAGAFLALNADQIYMTPNGKMGAAAIIDGEGNAADQKSESLWLAEMSDAAEKQGRDPKYALAMADSDIDAKDAGAPKGELLTFNTDRALQFGYAEGEAKNLDDLLQKLKLANASVQYDEVSFAEKVARFLTHPIVIPILLSIASLGLIVELYSPGFGVPGTMGVTALLLFFYGHLVAGFAGYETLFLFLAGLLLLILELFLPGGIVGVIGLICVVVSLFLAAGSFTEMAISILIATAVSIIAVILLTKVLGKRMKFFKKFILTDSTNKESGYVSNETREDLVGQIAVTLTALRPSGTAVLGDERIDVVSEGAFIDKDEQVKIVKAEGSRIVVRKV from the coding sequence ATGAAAAAAATAAAAATTTCTATTGCTCTCTTCAGTTGTTTTATAATATGCTTATTATTAGGGGTTCAATTGACCGCGAAATCAGTAGATCAGAAAGTTCATGTTATCCCAATTGAAGATACAGTAGAAAAAGGACTTTCTAAATTTATTGAACGATCATTTGAGCATGCCAAGTCCGAACGAGCGAAACATATCATTCTAGACATCAATACGCCCGGTGGTGCAGTCGATGCCGCGCTTGAGATTGCAGATACTATTCGTGCGTCTGATATTCCTGTGACAGCGTTTGTGAATCATAGAGCGCTTTCAGCCGGGGCATTCCTTGCACTAAATGCCGATCAAATTTATATGACCCCAAATGGAAAGATGGGGGCTGCTGCGATCATTGACGGTGAAGGCAATGCTGCCGATCAAAAATCTGAGTCTCTATGGCTTGCTGAAATGAGCGATGCTGCCGAAAAGCAGGGACGTGATCCGAAATATGCGCTTGCGATGGCTGATTCAGACATAGATGCGAAAGATGCCGGTGCACCAAAAGGAGAACTGCTCACCTTTAATACGGATCGAGCGCTTCAATTCGGTTACGCAGAAGGTGAAGCGAAAAATTTAGATGACTTGCTTCAAAAACTGAAGTTAGCAAATGCTTCAGTTCAATATGATGAAGTAAGCTTTGCTGAAAAGGTTGCGCGCTTTCTTACGCATCCAATCGTCATTCCAATCCTTTTATCCATTGCAAGCTTAGGGTTAATCGTTGAACTCTATTCACCCGGATTCGGTGTTCCAGGCACCATGGGAGTGACAGCGCTTCTTCTATTCTTTTATGGTCATCTCGTGGCAGGCTTTGCAGGATATGAGACGTTGTTCCTGTTTTTAGCAGGGTTATTGCTCTTAATCCTGGAATTGTTTTTGCCGGGGGGAATCGTAGGTGTCATTGGACTGATCTGTGTGGTTGTCAGCTTATTTTTAGCAGCTGGAAGCTTTACAGAAATGGCGATTTCCATCTTGATTGCCACTGCTGTTTCAATCATAGCAGTTATCTTATTGACAAAGGTGTTGGGGAAACGTATGAAATTTTTTAAAAAATTCATTTTAACCGATTCAACCAATAAAGAAAGCGGTTATGTCTCAAATGAAACAAGAGAGGATCTTGTTGGACAGATCGCTGTTACATTGACAGCGCTTCGCCCATCTGGGACGGCTGTACTCGGAGATGAACGCATTGATGTTGTGTCAGAAGGTGCGTTTATTGACAAGGATGAACAGGTTAAAATCGTCAAAGCGGAAGGCTCACGCATTGTCGTGAGGAAAGTATAG
- the dnaJ gene encoding molecular chaperone DnaJ, whose translation MSKRDYYEVLGVSKSASKDEIKKAYRKLSKKYHPDINKEAGSDEKFKEVKEAYEILSDDQKRSQYDQFGHTDPNQGFGGGGFGGGGDFGGFGGFDDIFSSIFGGGARRRDPNAPRQGADLQYTMTLSFEEAAFGKEATIEIPREESCETCHGSGAKPGTDAKTCSHCGGSGQLNVEQSTPFGKVVNRRVCNYCSGTGKQIDHKCSTCGGSGKVRKRKKINVTIPAGVDDGQQLRVSGQGEPGVNGGPPGDLFVVFHVRSHEFFERDGDDIYCEMPLTFAQAALGDEIEVPTLHGKVKLKVPAGTQTGTKFRLKGKGVKNVRGYGQGDQHIVVRVVTPTNLTDNQKDIIRKFAEVSGNKPDEQEMSFFDKVKRAFKGE comes from the coding sequence ATGAGTAAGCGTGATTACTATGAAGTGCTTGGCGTGAGTAAGAGCGCCTCAAAAGACGAGATCAAAAAGGCATACCGCAAGCTTTCAAAAAAGTATCACCCTGATATTAATAAAGAAGCTGGCTCAGATGAGAAATTCAAAGAAGTAAAAGAAGCATATGAAATCCTTTCTGACGATCAAAAACGTTCGCAGTATGACCAGTTCGGTCATACCGATCCAAACCAAGGCTTTGGTGGCGGCGGTTTTGGCGGAGGTGGAGACTTTGGCGGCTTCGGTGGCTTTGATGACATCTTCTCTAGTATTTTTGGCGGTGGAGCCAGAAGAAGAGATCCAAATGCACCACGTCAAGGAGCAGACTTGCAATATACAATGACGCTTTCATTTGAAGAAGCAGCATTTGGGAAAGAAGCAACGATTGAAATACCTCGCGAGGAATCATGTGAAACATGCCATGGATCAGGGGCAAAGCCTGGGACAGATGCGAAGACATGTTCACATTGCGGCGGCTCCGGTCAATTAAATGTTGAGCAATCAACTCCGTTTGGTAAAGTGGTCAACCGCAGAGTATGTAACTACTGTAGCGGAACAGGAAAACAAATCGATCACAAATGTTCTACATGTGGCGGCTCTGGTAAGGTGCGTAAGCGTAAGAAAATCAATGTGACGATCCCAGCTGGTGTTGACGATGGTCAGCAGCTCAGAGTGTCTGGTCAAGGGGAGCCAGGTGTAAATGGAGGGCCTCCAGGCGATTTATTTGTTGTGTTCCATGTGCGCTCGCATGAATTCTTTGAGCGTGACGGAGATGACATTTACTGCGAAATGCCGTTAACCTTTGCACAAGCTGCATTAGGTGACGAAATTGAAGTGCCGACATTACACGGTAAAGTAAAATTGAAAGTCCCTGCTGGCACACAAACTGGCACGAAATTTAGACTTAAAGGAAAAGGTGTGAAAAATGTACGCGGCTATGGTCAAGGCGATCAGCATATCGTTGTACGAGTCGTCACACCAACAAATTTAACGGACAATCAAAAAGATATCATTAGAAAATTTGCTGAAGTGAGCGGAAATAAACCGGACGAACAAGAAATGAGCTTCTTCGATAAGGTAAAACGCGCATTTAAAGGCGAGTAA
- the floA gene encoding flotillin-like protein FloA (flotillin-like protein involved in membrane lipid rafts) → MDPSTLLLFVIIAAGLIVLSIFFTFVPVMLWISALAAGVRVSIFTLVGMRLRRVIPNRVVNPLIKAHKAGLDVTINQLESHYLAGGNVDRVVNALIAAQRANIELNFARCAAIDLAGRDVLEAVQMSVNPKVIETPFISGVAMDGIEVKAKARITVRANIERLVGGAGEETIIARVGEGIVSTIGSSNNHKRVLENPDMISQTVLGKGLDSGTAFEILSIDIADVDIGKNIGAILQTDQAEADKNIAQAKAEERRAMAVAQEQEMRAKVEEMRAKVVEAEAEVPLAMAEALREGNIGVMDYMNIKNIDADTDMRDSFGKMTKGPSDNENK, encoded by the coding sequence ATGGATCCGTCTACTTTATTATTATTTGTGATTATCGCAGCAGGTCTGATCGTTCTATCGATCTTCTTCACCTTTGTACCGGTGATGCTGTGGATTTCTGCCCTAGCGGCTGGCGTAAGAGTGAGCATTTTTACACTTGTAGGAATGAGACTTCGCCGAGTCATTCCAAACCGAGTGGTCAATCCGCTCATCAAAGCACATAAAGCAGGTCTTGATGTGACGATTAACCAACTAGAAAGTCATTACCTTGCAGGTGGTAACGTTGACCGAGTTGTAAATGCATTAATCGCGGCTCAACGTGCGAATATTGAATTGAACTTTGCACGCTGTGCAGCAATCGACCTAGCAGGCCGTGACGTACTTGAAGCTGTACAAATGAGTGTAAACCCTAAAGTCATAGAAACACCATTTATCTCTGGTGTGGCAATGGACGGGATTGAAGTAAAAGCAAAAGCACGTATCACAGTTCGTGCAAACATCGAACGACTTGTCGGTGGTGCTGGGGAAGAAACAATTATTGCTCGTGTAGGTGAAGGGATTGTCTCTACAATCGGTTCGTCAAATAATCATAAAAGGGTTCTAGAAAACCCAGATATGATTTCTCAAACGGTTCTTGGTAAAGGATTAGATTCAGGTACTGCATTTGAAATTCTCTCGATTGATATCGCAGATGTGGATATCGGTAAGAACATCGGGGCAATTCTGCAAACAGACCAAGCAGAAGCAGATAAAAACATTGCACAGGCAAAAGCTGAAGAACGCCGCGCAATGGCTGTTGCCCAGGAGCAAGAAATGCGTGCGAAAGTTGAAGAAATGCGCGCGAAAGTCGTAGAAGCCGAGGCGGAAGTACCACTTGCCATGGCTGAAGCGTTACGTGAAGGGAATATTGGAGTCATGGACTACATGAATATTAAGAATATCGATGCTGATACGGATATGAGAGATTCATTTGGTAAAATGACAAAAGGTCCATCTGATAATGAAAACAAATAA
- a CDS encoding 16S rRNA (uracil(1498)-N(3))-methyltransferase, translating to MQRYFIDLTKEEVIAKGAIVIKGEDVHHLSNVMRMKAGQEILCLTTDGFEALSKIDTITKEEVLCHLEGWTNQDRELPVRVTIASGLPKGDKLELIIQKGTELGASAFIPFQAARSITKLDQKKSHKKRDRWEKIAKEAAEQSYRNIIPHVYPVSTFKELTQLASEFDKCVVAYEESSKEGEQSRFQTVLQQMKGGQTLLVVLGPEGGLAEKEIEALETLGAVICGLGPRILRTETAPLYALSAISYQTELLRGES from the coding sequence ATGCAACGATATTTTATCGACCTCACGAAAGAAGAAGTGATCGCAAAGGGAGCTATCGTCATCAAAGGTGAAGATGTACATCACCTTTCCAACGTCATGCGCATGAAAGCAGGGCAGGAAATCCTTTGTTTAACGACAGACGGCTTTGAAGCGCTCAGTAAAATTGATACAATAACAAAGGAAGAAGTCCTTTGTCACCTTGAAGGCTGGACAAATCAGGACAGAGAACTTCCTGTAAGGGTCACAATTGCGAGTGGTCTCCCAAAAGGAGATAAACTTGAGCTGATTATCCAAAAAGGCACAGAGCTTGGCGCAAGTGCATTTATCCCTTTTCAAGCGGCTCGTTCTATTACAAAGCTTGACCAAAAGAAGTCACATAAAAAACGAGATCGCTGGGAGAAAATTGCGAAAGAAGCAGCTGAGCAGTCCTACCGGAATATCATTCCTCATGTTTATCCAGTATCAACGTTTAAAGAGCTGACTCAATTAGCTAGTGAATTCGATAAATGTGTCGTTGCATACGAAGAATCATCGAAAGAAGGAGAGCAAAGCCGCTTTCAAACTGTGCTCCAACAAATGAAAGGCGGACAAACCTTGCTAGTTGTTTTGGGTCCTGAAGGCGGTTTGGCAGAAAAGGAGATTGAAGCGCTTGAAACGCTTGGTGCAGTCATTTGCGGGCTCGGACCACGCATTTTAAGAACAGAAACAGCTCCTCTTTACGCGCTTTCTGCTATATCTTATCAAACAGAGTTATTAAGAGGTGAATCATGA
- the rpsU gene encoding 30S ribosomal protein S21 — MSKTVVRKNESLEDALRRFKRSVSKTGTLQEARKREFYEKPSVKRKKKSEAARKRKF, encoded by the coding sequence ATGTCAAAAACGGTCGTTAGAAAAAACGAATCGCTTGAAGATGCTCTTCGTCGCTTTAAACGCAGTGTATCCAAAACTGGAACATTGCAAGAAGCAAGAAAGCGTGAATTTTATGAAAAGCCTAGCGTAAAGCGCAAGAAAAAGTCTGAAGCTGCTAGAAAACGTAAATTCTAA
- the prmA gene encoding 50S ribosomal protein L11 methyltransferase, with translation MKWSEISVHTTNEAVEPITNILHEAGASGVVIEDPLDLVKERENVYGEIYQLDPNDYPEEGVIVKAYLPMNSFLMETVDEIKEAINNLLLYDIDLGRNTLSICEVNEEEWATAWKKYYHPVKISEKFTIVPTWEEYTPVHSDELIIEMDPGMAFGTGTHPTTVLCIQALERYVKENDTVIDVGTGSGILSVAAAMVGAKDIQAFDLDTVAVESAKQNIELNGVSEQVTVKQNNLLDGISGEHDVIVANILAEVILRFTDQAYDLLKKDGYFITSGIIGQKKLQVKTALEEAGFDIVEVLSMEDWVSIIAKK, from the coding sequence TTGAAGTGGTCAGAAATTAGCGTCCATACAACAAATGAAGCGGTGGAACCAATCACCAATATTTTGCATGAAGCAGGTGCGAGTGGTGTCGTGATTGAGGACCCGCTTGATTTAGTCAAGGAACGTGAAAATGTATACGGTGAGATCTACCAGCTCGATCCGAATGACTATCCTGAAGAAGGGGTCATCGTCAAAGCCTATCTTCCAATGAATAGCTTTTTAATGGAAACGGTAGATGAGATCAAAGAAGCCATCAACAATCTTCTTCTATACGATATTGATCTTGGGCGAAATACGCTGTCCATTTGTGAAGTAAATGAAGAAGAATGGGCCACCGCATGGAAGAAATACTATCATCCTGTGAAAATCTCTGAAAAATTCACCATCGTTCCAACGTGGGAAGAATATACGCCGGTTCATTCTGATGAACTGATTATTGAAATGGATCCAGGAATGGCATTTGGAACAGGGACACACCCAACAACGGTTCTTTGTATTCAGGCGCTTGAGCGCTATGTGAAGGAAAACGATACGGTAATTGATGTTGGAACAGGCTCTGGGATTTTAAGTGTGGCAGCAGCGATGGTTGGTGCAAAGGACATTCAAGCCTTTGATCTCGACACCGTTGCGGTTGAAAGTGCGAAGCAAAACATCGAGCTAAATGGTGTAAGTGAACAAGTAACGGTCAAGCAAAATAACTTACTTGATGGGATTTCAGGTGAACATGATGTGATCGTCGCCAACATTCTCGCAGAAGTGATTTTGCGCTTTACAGATCAAGCCTATGACTTATTGAAGAAAGATGGCTATTTCATTACTTCAGGCATCATTGGACAAAAGAAATTACAAGTCAAAACAGCATTAGAAGAAGCAGGTTTTGACATTGTTGAAGTGCTATCAATGGAAGATTGGGTCAGCATTATAGCGAAAAAATAA